Genomic DNA from Patescibacteria group bacterium:
TGCGCGTGCCGCGCTGCGCCTTGAACGCGCAGTCAAAAATAGGCAGGTGTTTCTCCTGAAGGTACGGCGCTCCTTCCAAGGTATCGGTTTCTTCGATAAAGGCCATAATCCCGCGAATCTGGTCTTCTAGATACCCTAAGCGACGGAGCGCTTCGGGCACTGAATTGTTCACGAGCTTGATCATGCCGCCTCCCACCAGCCACTTATACCGCACGAGCGCGATCTCCGGCTCAATGCCGGTAGTGTCACAATCCATGAGAAATGAAATGGTGCCGGTAGGTGCTACCACTGAAATCTGCGCATTTCTGAAGCCATTTTGGTAACCGCGCTCATACGCCTCGTCCCATGACACCCGGGCCGCGGCCATGAGGTCTTCCGGCACGCCTTCCTCACGAATTTCCCATGCGGCAGTGCGGTGCATGTTTATGACATTGAGGAATGGTTCGCGATTTTCCGGATAATATTTAAAAGTCCCAAGCTCCCGCGCGATAAGCGCGGACTGCCGATAGGCCTGCCCGGACATGAGCGCGCTCACCGCAGCCGCGTAGTTTCTTCCCTCGTCCGAATCATACGGCACGCCGCGCGTCATGAGCACTGAACCCAAATTTGAGTACCCTATCCCTAATGGCCTGAAATCAAATGAATTTTGGGTAATGGTCGGCGTGGGATAGCCGGAGTTGCCCACAATGATCTCCATGGCGGTGATAAGAACTTCCACGCCATGCGCGAACGCGCCTGGATCAAACTCCCCGTCCTCCCTGCGGAATTTCATCAGATTCAAGGAGGCGAGGTTGCAGGCAGTATCATCAAGGAACATGTATTCGGAACATGGATTTGACGCGTTAATCCTGCCGGAATTGGGACAGGGGTTCCACCGGTTGATGGTGGTGTCGAATTGCATGCCGGGATCTCCACACTGCCATGCGGCATCCGCTATTTCCTGCATGACTTCGCCTGCAGGCTTCGTCCAGGCGACCGCGCTGTCAGTGATATTGCGGGCATGCCAGTCTTTTTTTTCTGCCACCGCCTGCATAAACGCATCGGTCGCGCGTACGGAATTATTGGCGTTCTGGAACTGGATGGAGTGCCAGGCAGAGCCATTCAAGGACATATCATACCCATGCTCCCCCAAAATCCACGCTTTCTTCTCCTCCTCTGCTTTGGAGCGGATAAACTCCAGAATATCAGGGTGGTCGGCGTTAAGGATCACCATTTTTGCGGCCCTTCTCGTGGTGCCCCCTGATTTGATGGCGCCCGCGGACGCATCTGCGCCGCGCATGAATGAAATCGGCCCCGATGCAATCCCCCCGCCAGTAAGCGTTTCTTTAGAAGAGCGCAAGGGGCTTAAATTAATGCCCGAGCCTGATCCGCCTTTGAAAATCATGCCTTCCTCCCGTATCCACTCAAGGATGGAATCCATGGAATCCCTGATGGAGAGGATAAAACAAGCGGAACATTGCGGCGGGTCCTTCACGCCCACGTTAAACCATACGGGGCTGTTGAAGGCGCACCGCTGGGTGACGAGCATAAGGGTAAGCTCGTCTTCAAACGCCTGCACATCCGTTTCCGTGGCAAAGTAACCCCCTGTCTTCCCCCATCCCGCAATCGCATGGGCGACGCGCGTGAGCATCTGCTTTACGCTTGATTCACGCTCTAAGGTGCCCAATTTCCCGCGAAAATACTTCTGGGCAACTATATTGGTGGCGGTTTGGGACCAAAATTGGGGGACTTCCACGTCCTTTTGCTCGAAAATAAGCTCCCCCTTCTCATTGGTAATCTTGGCAGTCCTTTTTTCCCATACTATTCCTTCTGCCTCAAAAGGGTGCACGCCTTCCTTAGTCCAACGGCGTTTGAATGACA
This window encodes:
- a CDS encoding vitamin B12-dependent ribonucleotide reductase; its protein translation is MSEPTLLAATLRTRTMSQEPPSIKVAGVPGNGDSEKSTLVPLESVKAGKSSAQGKTQGLSFKRRWTKEGVHPFEAEGIVWEKRTAKITNEKGELIFEQKDVEVPQFWSQTATNIVAQKYFRGKLGTLERESSVKQMLTRVAHAIAGWGKTGGYFATETDVQAFEDELTLMLVTQRCAFNSPVWFNVGVKDPPQCSACFILSIRDSMDSILEWIREEGMIFKGGSGSGINLSPLRSSKETLTGGGIASGPISFMRGADASAGAIKSGGTTRRAAKMVILNADHPDILEFIRSKAEEEKKAWILGEHGYDMSLNGSAWHSIQFQNANNSVRATDAFMQAVAEKKDWHARNITDSAVAWTKPAGEVMQEIADAAWQCGDPGMQFDTTINRWNPCPNSGRINASNPCSEYMFLDDTACNLASLNLMKFRREDGEFDPGAFAHGVEVLITAMEIIVGNSGYPTPTITQNSFDFRPLGIGYSNLGSVLMTRGVPYDSDEGRNYAAAVSALMSGQAYRQSALIARELGTFKYYPENREPFLNVINMHRTAAWEIREEGVPEDLMAAARVSWDEAYERGYQNGFRNAQISVVAPTGTISFLMDCDTTGIEPEIALVRYKWLVGGGMIKLVNNSVPEALRRLGYLEDQIRGIMAFIEETDTLEGAPYLQEKHLPIFDCAFKAQRGTRTIPYMGHVRMMAAVQPFISGAISKTVNMPEDVTPDDIAHVYMEAWHLGLKAIAIYRDGCKKTQPLTTKKEAETGKVLEEKAASSGHAAVPEILEKVVERPLRKKLSDVRNAITHKFTIGGHEGYLTVGLYEDGLPGEMFITMNKEGSTLSGLLDSFAVAISFALQYGVPLKFLVKKFAHVRFEPAGYTSNDRVRIAKSIVDYIFRWMAFQFLSPEDLMSLGLQTLEDQTNGDVPAALPLHVKGNGNGNGTGNDHEHKGLQSEMRDTAAYAPAAAAAPSAQGQIMVEENIAVSLTRMIQNQMDAPICATCGSIMVRNASCYKCLNCGDTSGCS